The following are encoded together in the Microterricola viridarii genome:
- a CDS encoding pirin family protein: protein MSNLERDPAELVCEFIEAVTDAGPTPVEVLQPRDVPLGGPRAMPVRRTLPQRGRSTIGAWCFADHYGPDDVASTGGMVVPPHPHTGLQTASWLFEGEIEHRDSVGSHAMVRPGELNLMTAGRGISHSEVSTPTTTVLHGVQLWIALPDAARSVQPFFERHDARRLQRGAAVAQVFVGALADEPAAGSGPGAAASPTVFSALLGAQLDLPAGAAVTLALDPSFEHGLLVDAGPVALDDGQSGGDTGTTVLAHAELGYLAPGRSSVTLRAGDSPVRLVLLGGEPFPEQIVMWWNFIGRGHDEIVEDRREWQHDVIGGAAAGGRFGTVADYPGSPLPAPALPTVRLKPRG from the coding sequence GTGAGCAATCTTGAGCGTGACCCGGCCGAGCTTGTGTGCGAGTTCATCGAGGCGGTGACGGATGCCGGCCCGACCCCCGTGGAGGTGCTGCAGCCCCGCGACGTGCCGCTCGGCGGCCCCCGCGCCATGCCGGTGCGGCGCACGCTTCCGCAGCGTGGGCGCAGCACGATCGGTGCCTGGTGTTTTGCCGACCACTACGGGCCTGACGACGTCGCCTCCACCGGCGGCATGGTGGTTCCACCGCACCCGCACACCGGCTTGCAGACGGCCAGTTGGCTGTTCGAGGGCGAGATCGAACACCGGGACAGTGTCGGCAGCCACGCCATGGTGCGCCCGGGCGAGCTGAACCTGATGACCGCAGGGCGCGGCATCTCGCACTCGGAGGTATCGACGCCGACCACCACCGTGCTGCACGGGGTGCAGCTGTGGATCGCGCTGCCGGATGCCGCCCGCAGCGTGCAGCCGTTCTTCGAGCGGCACGACGCGCGCCGCCTGCAGCGCGGCGCCGCCGTCGCGCAGGTGTTCGTGGGGGCGCTGGCCGACGAGCCGGCAGCCGGTTCCGGGCCGGGTGCCGCGGCATCCCCCACCGTGTTCTCGGCGCTGCTCGGCGCCCAGCTCGACCTGCCGGCGGGCGCCGCCGTGACGCTGGCGCTCGACCCGTCGTTCGAGCACGGCCTGCTGGTGGATGCCGGCCCGGTCGCCCTCGACGACGGTCAGAGCGGTGGCGACACAGGCACAACGGTGCTGGCCCACGCCGAGCTCGGCTACCTCGCCCCGGGCCGGTCGTCCGTCACGCTGCGCGCAGGGGACTCCCCCGTGCGCCTGGTGCTGCTCGGCGGGGAGCCGTTCCCCGAGCAGATCGTGATGTGGTGGAACTTCATTGGCCGCGGCCACGACGAGATCGTCGAGGACCGCCGGGAATGGCAGCACGACGTGATCGGCGGCGCCGCGGCGGGCGGCCGCTTCGGCACCGTGGCCGACTACCCCGGCTCTCCCCTGCCCGCGCCGGCGCTGCCCACGGTGCGCCTCAAGCCGCGCGGCTGA
- a CDS encoding helix-turn-helix domain-containing protein, with translation MAPAESEDTGILCRLDDLLAARGMTLTQLSKLVGVSIVNLSVLKNDRARAIRFSTLHAICDALDCEVGELLVRTPRG, from the coding sequence ATGGCACCGGCAGAGAGTGAGGACACCGGCATCCTGTGCCGCCTCGACGATCTCCTCGCGGCGCGCGGCATGACCCTGACGCAGCTGAGCAAGCTGGTCGGGGTGAGCATCGTGAACCTCAGCGTGCTGAAGAACGACCGGGCGCGGGCGATCCGATTCTCGACCCTGCACGCGATCTGCGACGCGCTGGACTGCGAGGTTGGCGAACTGCTCGTGCGCACGCCGCGCGGCTGA
- a CDS encoding ATP-dependent Clp protease ATP-binding subunit codes for MFERFTDRARRVVVLAQEEAKMLNHNYIGTEHILLGLIHEGEGVAAKALESLGISLDAVREQVQDIIGQGQQQPTGHIPFTPRAKKVLELSLREALQLGHNYIGTEHILLGLIREGEGVAAQVLVKLGADLNRVRQQVIQLLSGYQGKEQVAVGANEQTTPQGGSQILDQFGRNLTQAARDGKLDPVIGREKEIERVMQILSRRSKNNPVLIGEPGVGKTAVVEGLAQAIVKGDVPETLKDKQLYSLDLGSLIAGSRYRGDFEERLKKVTKEIRTRGDIIIFIDEIHTLVGAGAAEGAIDAASILKPLLARGELQTIGATTLDEYRKHFEKDAALERRFQSIQVAEPSLPHTINILKGLRDRYEAHHKVSITDGAIVAAANLADRYIADRFLPDKAIDLIDEAGARLRLSILSSPPELREFDEKIAVVRSAKEAAIEDQDFEKAASLRDEEKNLLGERLRLEKQWKSGDVKTTAVVDEGLIAEVLAQATGIPVFKLTEEESSRLVFMEKALHERVIGQEEAISALSKTIRRTRAGLKDPKRPSGSFIFAGPTGVGKTELAKALAEFLFDDEDAIISLDMSEYGEKHTVSRLFGAPPGFVGFEEGGQLTEKVRRKPFSVVLFDEIEKAHPDIFNSLLQVLEEGRLTDGQGRVVDFKNTVIIMTTNLGSKGISGGPVGFQIEGDSAVGYDIMKGKVVEELKKHFKPEFLNRVDETIVFPQLSKPELLQIVDLFIKRLSERMLDRDMTVELTQAAKERLIEVGFDPALGARPLRRAVQHEVEDLLSEKILHGELNSGDHVHVDFVDGKFVFTTTQRALPATTNVNAGAALGTGSVTPDIAITG; via the coding sequence ATGTTCGAGAGATTTACCGACAGAGCCCGTCGTGTCGTTGTCTTGGCGCAAGAAGAAGCCAAGATGCTCAACCACAACTACATCGGAACCGAGCACATTCTGCTCGGCCTGATCCACGAGGGTGAGGGCGTTGCCGCGAAGGCGCTCGAGTCGCTCGGCATCTCGCTCGACGCCGTGCGCGAGCAGGTGCAGGACATCATCGGTCAGGGCCAGCAGCAGCCGACCGGCCACATCCCGTTCACCCCGCGTGCCAAGAAGGTGCTGGAGCTCTCGCTGCGCGAGGCCCTGCAGCTCGGCCACAACTACATCGGCACCGAGCACATCCTGCTCGGCCTGATCCGCGAGGGTGAGGGCGTTGCCGCCCAGGTGCTCGTGAAGCTGGGCGCCGACCTCAACCGGGTGCGCCAGCAGGTCATCCAGTTGCTCTCCGGCTACCAGGGCAAGGAGCAGGTCGCCGTCGGTGCGAACGAGCAGACCACCCCTCAGGGCGGCTCGCAGATCCTCGACCAGTTCGGCCGCAACCTCACTCAGGCTGCCCGCGACGGCAAGCTCGACCCCGTGATCGGGCGAGAGAAGGAGATCGAGCGGGTCATGCAGATCCTCTCGCGTCGCTCCAAGAACAACCCCGTGCTGATCGGTGAGCCCGGCGTCGGCAAGACCGCCGTCGTCGAGGGCCTCGCCCAGGCCATCGTCAAGGGCGATGTGCCCGAGACGCTCAAGGACAAGCAGCTCTACTCGCTCGACCTTGGTTCACTCATCGCCGGCAGCCGCTACCGCGGTGACTTCGAGGAGCGCCTGAAGAAGGTCACCAAGGAGATCCGCACCCGCGGCGACATCATCATCTTCATCGACGAGATCCACACCCTCGTCGGGGCCGGTGCCGCTGAGGGCGCCATCGACGCCGCCTCCATCTTGAAGCCGCTGCTGGCCCGTGGCGAGCTGCAGACCATCGGTGCGACCACGCTCGACGAGTACCGCAAGCACTTCGAGAAGGATGCCGCCCTCGAGCGCCGCTTCCAGTCGATCCAGGTCGCCGAGCCGTCGCTGCCGCACACCATCAACATCCTCAAGGGTCTGCGCGACCGCTACGAGGCGCACCACAAGGTGTCCATCACCGACGGTGCCATCGTCGCCGCGGCGAACCTCGCCGACCGCTACATCGCCGACCGCTTCCTGCCGGACAAGGCCATCGACCTGATCGACGAGGCCGGCGCACGCCTGCGCCTGTCGATCCTCTCGAGCCCGCCCGAGCTGCGCGAGTTCGACGAGAAGATCGCCGTCGTGCGCTCCGCCAAGGAAGCCGCGATCGAGGACCAGGACTTCGAGAAGGCCGCCAGCCTGCGCGACGAGGAGAAGAACCTCCTCGGCGAGCGTCTGCGCCTCGAGAAGCAGTGGAAGTCCGGCGATGTCAAGACCACCGCCGTTGTCGACGAGGGCCTGATCGCCGAGGTTCTGGCCCAGGCCACCGGCATCCCCGTCTTCAAGCTCACCGAGGAGGAGTCGTCCAGGCTCGTCTTCATGGAGAAGGCGCTGCACGAGCGCGTCATCGGCCAGGAAGAGGCCATCTCGGCCCTGTCCAAGACGATCCGCCGCACCCGCGCCGGCCTCAAGGACCCGAAGCGCCCCTCCGGCTCGTTCATCTTCGCCGGCCCGACCGGTGTCGGTAAGACGGAGCTGGCCAAGGCGCTCGCCGAGTTCCTGTTCGACGACGAAGACGCCATCATCTCGCTCGACATGAGCGAGTACGGCGAGAAGCACACGGTTTCGCGCCTGTTCGGTGCTCCTCCCGGATTCGTCGGCTTCGAAGAGGGCGGCCAGCTCACCGAGAAGGTGCGCCGCAAGCCGTTCTCCGTCGTGCTGTTCGACGAGATCGAGAAGGCACACCCGGACATCTTCAACTCGCTGCTGCAGGTGCTCGAGGAGGGTCGTCTCACCGACGGCCAGGGTCGTGTCGTCGACTTCAAGAACACCGTCATCATCATGACCACGAACCTCGGTTCGAAGGGCATCTCTGGCGGCCCCGTCGGCTTCCAGATCGAGGGTGACAGCGCCGTCGGCTACGACATCATGAAGGGCAAGGTCGTTGAGGAGCTGAAGAAGCACTTCAAGCCCGAGTTCCTCAACCGTGTCGACGAGACGATCGTCTTCCCGCAGCTCTCCAAGCCGGAGCTGCTGCAGATCGTGGACCTGTTCATCAAGCGACTGAGCGAGCGGATGCTCGACCGCGACATGACGGTGGAGCTCACCCAGGCCGCCAAGGAGCGCCTCATCGAGGTCGGCTTCGACCCGGCCCTCGGTGCCCGCCCGCTGCGTCGCGCGGTGCAGCACGAGGTGGAGGACCTGCTCTCGGAGAAGATCCTGCACGGCGAGCTGAACTCGGGCGACCACGTGCACGTGGACTTCGTGGACGGCAAGTTCGTCTTCACCACCACGCAGCGCGCCCTGCCCGCCACCACGAACGTGAACGCCGGAGCCGCCCTCGGCACCGGTTCGGTCACGCCCGACATCGCGATCACCGGCTAA
- a CDS encoding amino-acid N-acetyltransferase produces MAQEFTVRRARTSDVRGIQALIEPLVQERILLGKDLVVFYEAVQEFRVAESADGEIIGCGALHVMWEDLAEVRTLAVSDDWRGAGVGHALLDRLLEDAAELGLSRVFCLTFEVPFFERHGFADMGAETVAPDVYAELVRSPDEGVAEFLDLARVKPNTLGNTRMLKRL; encoded by the coding sequence GTGGCTCAGGAATTCACGGTGCGCCGCGCGCGCACGAGCGATGTGCGCGGCATTCAGGCCCTGATCGAGCCCTTGGTGCAGGAGCGCATCCTGCTCGGCAAAGACCTCGTCGTCTTCTACGAGGCGGTGCAGGAGTTCCGCGTCGCCGAGAGCGCCGACGGCGAGATCATCGGATGCGGCGCGCTGCACGTGATGTGGGAGGACCTCGCCGAGGTGCGCACCCTGGCCGTCTCCGACGACTGGCGCGGCGCCGGCGTCGGGCACGCACTCCTCGACCGTCTGTTGGAGGATGCCGCGGAGCTCGGCCTCTCCCGCGTCTTCTGCCTCACCTTCGAGGTGCCGTTCTTCGAACGCCACGGCTTCGCCGACATGGGCGCGGAGACCGTCGCGCCCGACGTCTACGCCGAGCTCGTGCGCTCGCCCGACGAGGGTGTCGCCGAGTTCCTCGACCTGGCCAGGGTCAAGCCGAACACGCTCGGCAACACCCGCATGCTGAAACGCCTCTGA
- the radA gene encoding DNA repair protein RadA has translation MAKSVSSFRCVECGWTSIRWVGRCGECQQWGTVLDVADQAGTARALRPVQISDARSARPITEVTTESVQHWPSGINEFDRVLGGGIVPGAAILLSGEPGVGKSTLLLEVAARAAATGQRVLYVSAEESVQQVRLRAERTNALVPTLFLAAETDLGTILGQIDAVQPQLLIVDSVQTVASSLSDGLAGQPSQVREVASTLIRVAKDRHLPVLLVGHVTKDGSIAGPRLLEHLVDVVCQFEGDRQTALRFVRALKNRFGPTDEVGCFEMTGDGIAEVPDPSGLFLSRGATGVSGTCVTVALEGRRALPVEVQALLVKSTGPQPRRVVNGVDPSRVAMILAVLERRAKLSGVGQLDVYISTVGGVRLNEPAADLAIAVAIASAMHDRPVPHDMAAYGEISLAGEVRPVTAGKLRGAEARRLGFNKILDAELGSVTAALERLRLAGPGTTAEQREQRVQNRERELDRAF, from the coding sequence ATGGCCAAATCAGTGAGTTCTTTCCGCTGCGTCGAATGCGGCTGGACCAGCATCCGCTGGGTCGGTCGCTGCGGCGAGTGCCAGCAGTGGGGCACCGTGCTCGACGTCGCCGACCAGGCCGGCACGGCCCGCGCGCTGCGTCCGGTGCAGATCTCGGATGCCCGCTCCGCCCGCCCCATCACCGAGGTGACGACCGAGTCGGTGCAGCACTGGCCGAGCGGCATCAACGAGTTCGACCGGGTGCTGGGCGGCGGCATCGTGCCCGGCGCGGCGATCCTGCTGAGCGGCGAGCCGGGCGTCGGCAAGTCCACGCTGCTGCTGGAGGTCGCGGCCCGCGCCGCGGCCACCGGGCAGCGAGTGCTCTACGTCAGTGCCGAGGAGTCGGTGCAGCAGGTGCGGTTGCGCGCCGAGCGCACCAACGCCCTCGTGCCCACCCTCTTTCTGGCCGCCGAGACCGATCTGGGCACCATCCTCGGCCAGATCGACGCCGTGCAGCCGCAACTGCTCATCGTCGACTCGGTGCAGACCGTCGCCAGCTCACTCTCCGACGGCCTGGCCGGCCAGCCGAGCCAGGTGCGCGAGGTGGCGTCCACGCTGATCCGGGTGGCGAAAGACCGCCACCTGCCCGTACTGCTCGTCGGCCACGTCACCAAGGACGGCTCGATCGCCGGCCCGCGCCTGCTCGAGCACCTCGTCGACGTCGTCTGCCAGTTCGAGGGCGACCGGCAGACCGCGCTGCGCTTCGTGCGCGCGCTCAAGAACCGCTTCGGCCCGACCGACGAGGTCGGCTGCTTCGAGATGACCGGCGACGGCATTGCCGAGGTGCCCGACCCGAGCGGGTTGTTCCTCAGCCGCGGGGCCACCGGTGTCAGCGGCACCTGTGTCACCGTGGCGCTGGAGGGGCGCCGCGCGCTGCCCGTCGAGGTGCAGGCGCTGCTGGTCAAGTCGACCGGGCCGCAGCCGCGCCGGGTCGTGAACGGCGTCGACCCGTCCCGCGTGGCCATGATTCTGGCCGTGCTGGAGCGCCGCGCCAAGCTCTCCGGCGTCGGCCAGCTCGACGTCTACATCTCCACCGTCGGCGGGGTGCGCCTGAACGAGCCGGCGGCCGACCTCGCGATCGCCGTCGCCATCGCCTCCGCCATGCACGACCGGCCGGTTCCGCACGACATGGCCGCCTACGGCGAGATCAGCCTGGCCGGCGAGGTGCGGCCAGTCACGGCCGGCAAGCTGCGCGGGGCAGAGGCGCGGCGGCTGGGTTTCAACAAGATTCTGGATGCCGAGCTCGGCAGCGTCACCGCGGCGCTTGAGCGCCTCCGGTTGGCCGGCCCGGGTACGACGGCCGAGCAACGGGAACAGCGAGTGCAGAACCGGGAGCGCGAGCTGGACCGGGCCTTCTGA
- a CDS encoding DUF6458 family protein, whose protein sequence is MSIGLGIALIAIGAILVYALDITVDWIDIDMVGYILMGAGVVVVLLGIVLLARRRRSVATTHTQVDPASGERITRSEQSTPEI, encoded by the coding sequence ATGAGCATCGGTCTGGGGATCGCGCTGATCGCGATCGGGGCCATTTTGGTCTATGCACTCGACATCACCGTCGACTGGATCGATATCGACATGGTCGGCTACATCTTGATGGGCGCGGGCGTCGTTGTCGTGCTCCTCGGCATCGTCCTGTTGGCGCGCCGTCGGCGGAGCGTCGCGACGACGCACACGCAGGTCGACCCGGCCAGCGGTGAGCGGATCACTCGCAGTGAGCAGTCCACTCCCGAGATCTGA
- a CDS encoding GlsB/YeaQ/YmgE family stress response membrane protein, translating to MGFFAFLLLGLLAGAIAKLILPGDQGGGWFATLLLGVLGAMLGGWLGGLLFNANLEDFWSIQTWLLAIGGAIVVLLVWGLIVGRKKAA from the coding sequence ATGGGGTTCTTCGCATTTCTCCTCCTCGGCTTGCTCGCCGGGGCCATCGCCAAGCTGATTCTGCCCGGAGACCAGGGCGGCGGGTGGTTCGCCACCTTGCTGCTCGGAGTGCTCGGCGCAATGCTCGGCGGCTGGTTGGGTGGGCTGCTGTTCAATGCCAACCTCGAAGACTTCTGGTCGATCCAGACCTGGCTTCTTGCGATCGGAGGAGCAATAGTCGTGCTCCTGGTCTGGGGGCTCATCGTCGGTCGCAAGAAGGCTGCATAG
- a CDS encoding sensor histidine kinase yields MRNPLRRMPTIRNRIAGGSLLIALLISLAAGIVINAQIERIVRDGSVAVLESDSAGYLTALVNEAGEPFDAPGLAQHVAVVAPDGSTPVNTLPSALRDMLPSLLEGHSPQQVTPDNPESAGISYLVLSTPVTVNGEEWHVVAARSGHEEATVLGQMRVLLIVALAVIVLGTAATAWLLTTAALAPVKRLRASAEELSASSGTELLPVASARDEISELAETLNELIVRLRASALRERQLVSDASHELRTPLAILTMQLQLAAAEASSVEQLLGDVEGARRNVARLTALVNSLLELSSLEAEEARGGDRSTAAELDREARDAVERARFRHGDAGVELSYESTLPPGGGPVYAVKAEDFGRIIDNLASNAVTAMPGGGVLSVSLALTRGSLVLRVVDTGGGLDPGFEAHAFERFSRGDAARAAGRGTGLGLAIVAAIVANADGTIELGNRPGTGLTVTITLPPAEVPPTAPATR; encoded by the coding sequence ATGCGCAACCCGCTGAGACGGATGCCGACGATCCGCAACAGGATTGCCGGCGGCAGTTTGCTCATCGCCCTGCTCATCTCGCTCGCCGCCGGCATCGTGATCAACGCGCAGATCGAGCGCATCGTGCGCGACGGCTCGGTTGCCGTGCTGGAGAGCGATAGCGCCGGCTACCTCACGGCGCTGGTCAACGAGGCGGGCGAGCCGTTCGATGCGCCCGGCCTGGCGCAGCACGTGGCCGTGGTCGCCCCGGACGGCAGCACCCCCGTCAACACCCTGCCCAGCGCGCTGCGCGACATGCTGCCGAGCCTGCTCGAAGGCCACTCGCCGCAGCAGGTGACGCCCGACAACCCGGAGTCGGCCGGCATCAGCTACCTGGTGCTCTCCACACCGGTCACGGTGAACGGCGAGGAATGGCATGTCGTCGCGGCGCGCAGCGGCCATGAGGAGGCCACGGTGCTCGGCCAAATGCGTGTGCTGCTGATCGTCGCGCTCGCCGTCATCGTGTTGGGCACGGCGGCAACCGCGTGGCTGCTCACCACCGCCGCTCTCGCCCCCGTGAAGCGGCTGCGTGCCAGCGCTGAGGAGCTGAGCGCGAGCTCCGGCACCGAGCTGCTGCCCGTGGCATCCGCGCGGGATGAGATCTCGGAGCTCGCCGAGACCCTCAACGAGCTGATCGTGCGGCTGCGAGCCTCGGCGTTGCGCGAGCGACAGCTGGTGTCGGATGCCAGCCACGAACTGCGCACGCCGCTGGCGATCCTCACCATGCAGCTGCAGCTGGCCGCCGCCGAGGCCTCATCGGTCGAGCAGCTGCTGGGCGACGTCGAGGGGGCCCGGCGCAACGTCGCGCGGCTGACGGCGCTGGTGAACTCACTTCTCGAGCTCTCCAGTCTGGAGGCAGAGGAGGCCAGGGGTGGCGACCGCTCGACGGCCGCGGAGCTCGACCGGGAGGCACGGGATGCCGTGGAGCGGGCGCGCTTCCGGCACGGCGACGCCGGTGTCGAGCTGAGTTATGAGAGCACGCTCCCGCCCGGCGGCGGCCCCGTGTACGCCGTCAAGGCGGAGGATTTCGGCCGCATCATCGACAACCTCGCCAGCAATGCGGTGACGGCCATGCCGGGCGGCGGGGTGCTCTCCGTGTCGCTCGCGCTCACGCGCGGCAGCCTGGTGCTGCGCGTCGTCGACACCGGGGGCGGCTTGGACCCGGGTTTCGAGGCGCATGCCTTCGAGCGGTTCAGCCGCGGCGACGCCGCCCGCGCGGCCGGCCGGGGCACCGGGCTCGGCCTGGCCATCGTCGCGGCGATCGTCGCGAACGCCGACGGCACGATCGAACTGGGCAACCGTCCGGGCACCGGCCTGACGGTGACGATCACGCTTCCGCCAGCCGAGGTGCCGCCGACGGCACCAGCAACGCGATAG
- a CDS encoding response regulator transcription factor, whose translation MRILVVDDEPELTALLRRGLGADGHQISEAHDGIAAMALLADTDFELAVVDVMLPGMSGFELSRRLKAHDSTMAVILLTARDAVGDRVRGLDAGADDYMIKPFDIAELSARIRAVRRRDALTAPRTLSVGRLTIDLLRHRATAGERELALSRTEFDVLRALATRAGETVTRSELLAQVWETSEHIDPNVVDQYVSYLRRKLEHTESGVQIVTERGVGFRLAATAE comes from the coding sequence ATGCGGATACTGGTCGTCGACGACGAGCCGGAGCTCACCGCCCTGCTCCGCCGCGGGCTCGGCGCCGACGGGCACCAGATCAGTGAGGCCCACGACGGCATCGCCGCCATGGCCCTGCTCGCTGACACCGACTTCGAGTTGGCCGTCGTCGACGTCATGCTGCCCGGCATGTCCGGCTTCGAGCTGAGCAGGCGGTTGAAGGCACACGACTCCACCATGGCCGTCATCCTGTTGACCGCGCGGGATGCCGTCGGCGACCGGGTCCGCGGCCTCGATGCCGGTGCCGACGACTACATGATCAAACCCTTCGACATCGCCGAACTGTCCGCGCGCATCCGGGCGGTGCGACGGCGCGATGCGCTCACCGCACCGCGCACCCTCAGCGTGGGCAGGCTCACCATCGATCTGCTGCGCCACCGGGCGACGGCCGGCGAGCGTGAGCTCGCGCTCAGCCGCACCGAGTTCGACGTGTTGCGCGCGCTGGCCACCCGCGCCGGCGAGACGGTGACCCGCTCCGAGCTGCTCGCCCAGGTGTGGGAGACCAGCGAGCACATCGACCCCAACGTCGTCGACCAGTATGTGAGCTATCTGCGCCGCAAACTCGAGCACACCGAGAGCGGCGTGCAGATTGTGACCGAACGCGGGGTCGGATTCCGGCTCGCCGCCACGGCAGAGTGA
- a CDS encoding glycosyltransferase family 39 protein — protein sequence MVDVLPDAARWTPRAAFRANPGRTAAVLGAGAALISFIGSGNPSYWGDEAASVLSASRSLTSLFGMLGQIDAVHGAYYLFLHFWVQLAGTGEWAVRAPSAVAVGFAAAGCYVLGRRLFGATTGIVAAVLFAVLPQATHMGAEARSYAFTMAAAVWLLVWLLRLLRRGEARRRVWALYGVATAASIYLFLYLGLMLLVAAATLLILRAPRSLWRRWAWSTLLALLVASPILVAAMLQRSQISFLAQGGYATPETVLVTQWFGWPVFAIVAWALIGIAVFGSRGRRPGVLIVTAWLVLPTTLVLLVNAFALPVYNMRYLSFGAPAAALLMAVGLRVVVGWMLGAGPAAARRTRLGLLAGVLIVAALAAPSYLQQRGPYAKNGSDLRQTAEVIAQHAQRGDAIVFDESVRPSQKPRLAIDLYPTHFAGLDDVALVTPYPETPRLWDAVQPLSALTLSPQAARFDAHGTVWVVERGSHRADVTAIEALGYHVATVLPVHTSTVFELTKELP from the coding sequence ATGGTCGATGTGCTCCCCGATGCCGCGCGGTGGACGCCGCGGGCGGCCTTCCGGGCGAACCCGGGGCGCACCGCGGCCGTGCTCGGTGCCGGTGCCGCCCTGATCTCTTTCATCGGCAGCGGCAACCCATCGTATTGGGGGGACGAGGCGGCCAGCGTGCTCTCGGCGTCCCGCTCGCTGACCAGCCTGTTCGGGATGCTCGGGCAGATCGACGCGGTGCACGGCGCGTATTACCTGTTCTTGCACTTCTGGGTGCAGCTGGCCGGGACGGGCGAGTGGGCCGTGCGTGCGCCCAGTGCCGTCGCCGTCGGGTTCGCCGCGGCCGGTTGTTATGTGCTCGGCCGCCGACTGTTCGGCGCGACGACGGGCATTGTGGCCGCCGTGCTGTTCGCAGTGCTGCCGCAGGCCACCCACATGGGCGCGGAGGCCCGCTCCTACGCGTTCACGATGGCCGCGGCGGTGTGGCTGCTGGTCTGGCTGCTCCGCTTGCTGCGGCGCGGGGAGGCACGGCGCCGGGTCTGGGCACTGTACGGCGTGGCGACGGCCGCCTCGATCTACCTCTTTCTCTACCTCGGGCTGATGCTGCTCGTCGCAGCGGCGACGCTGCTGATCTTGCGCGCACCGCGGAGCCTGTGGCGGCGGTGGGCCTGGTCGACGCTGCTCGCGCTGCTCGTGGCCAGCCCGATCCTGGTGGCAGCCATGCTGCAGCGATCGCAGATCAGCTTCTTGGCGCAGGGCGGCTACGCCACGCCAGAGACGGTGCTCGTCACCCAGTGGTTCGGCTGGCCGGTGTTCGCGATCGTCGCCTGGGCCCTGATCGGGATCGCGGTGTTCGGCTCCAGGGGGAGACGCCCCGGTGTGCTCATCGTGACGGCTTGGTTGGTGCTGCCGACGACACTCGTGCTGCTGGTGAACGCGTTCGCCCTGCCGGTCTACAACATGCGCTACCTCTCTTTCGGCGCCCCGGCCGCCGCGCTGCTGATGGCGGTCGGCCTGCGCGTCGTCGTGGGATGGATGCTCGGCGCCGGCCCGGCGGCGGCGCGCCGCACGCGGCTCGGCTTGCTGGCCGGCGTGCTCATCGTGGCGGCGCTCGCGGCGCCCAGCTACCTGCAGCAGCGCGGTCCATACGCCAAGAATGGCAGCGACCTCCGACAGACCGCCGAGGTCATCGCGCAGCACGCGCAACGCGGTGATGCCATCGTCTTCGACGAATCCGTGCGGCCGTCACAGAAACCACGCCTCGCGATCGATCTGTACCCGACGCACTTCGCCGGGCTCGACGATGTGGCCCTCGTCACGCCCTACCCCGAGACGCCCAGACTGTGGGATGCGGTGCAACCACTCTCTGCGCTGACCCTGTCTCCGCAGGCCGCCCGCTTCGATGCCCACGGCACCGTGTGGGTGGTCGAGCGCGGTTCCCACCGTGCGGACGTCACCGCGATCGAGGCCCTCGGCTACCACGTCGCCACCGTGCTCCCCGTGCACACCAGCACGGTTTTCGAACTCACGAAGGAGTTGCCATGA
- a CDS encoding polyprenol monophosphomannose synthase, whose amino-acid sequence MTRTIVVIPTYNEVDNLEGIARRLLGTVPAAELLVVDDNSPDGTGQLAEALAAGDARIHVLHRPGKEGLGAAYRAGFAWALAYGADVVVEMDADGSHLPEQLPRLLDGLRRADVVIGSRWVPGGAVQGWSAHRKLLSLAGSSYARVALGMPQRDATGGFRAFTASALTEIDPQHSSSQGYGFQLETLWRAVEHGLRVVEVPITFVERVNGSSKMSSGIVVEAMLRVTGWGLAALPARLRRQRLASAASPAPAHTR is encoded by the coding sequence ATGACCCGAACAATCGTCGTAATCCCCACCTACAACGAGGTCGACAACCTCGAGGGCATCGCCAGACGGCTGTTGGGCACGGTGCCCGCGGCCGAATTGCTCGTCGTCGATGACAACTCTCCAGACGGCACCGGGCAGCTGGCGGAGGCGCTCGCCGCTGGCGATGCGCGCATCCACGTGCTGCACCGGCCGGGCAAGGAGGGCCTCGGCGCGGCCTACCGGGCCGGCTTCGCGTGGGCGCTCGCATACGGCGCCGACGTCGTCGTCGAGATGGACGCCGACGGGTCGCACCTGCCGGAACAACTGCCGCGCCTGCTCGACGGGCTGCGCCGCGCCGACGTCGTGATCGGTTCGCGCTGGGTGCCCGGCGGCGCAGTGCAGGGCTGGTCGGCGCACCGCAAACTGCTCTCGCTGGCCGGCAGCAGCTACGCGCGGGTGGCGCTCGGGATGCCGCAGAGGGATGCCACCGGCGGATTCCGAGCGTTCACGGCCTCCGCTCTGACCGAGATCGACCCCCAGCATTCCAGCAGCCAGGGCTACGGATTCCAGCTGGAGACGCTGTGGCGGGCCGTTGAGCACGGCCTGCGCGTGGTCGAGGTGCCGATCACCTTCGTGGAGCGGGTCAACGGGAGCTCGAAGATGAGCTCGGGGATCGTGGTCGAAGCGATGCTGCGGGTGACCGGCTGGGGGCTCGCCGCGCTGCCGGCCCGGCTGCGCCGGCAGCGGCTGGCGAGTGCCGCAAGCCCTGCACCCGCGCACACCCGGTAG